The Desulfonatronovibrio hydrogenovorans DSM 9292 genome includes a window with the following:
- a CDS encoding alpha/beta hydrolase yields MIRIGQHFSTIGLLLGTSFFALSLTPSLVPRGDTVQGVVSGLSMAAGYATGVLGCVLWRYFELPYPSVRIQRIIQAVVAVLCGLLAISFLLQASQWQNDIRALMGMEEVPGVRALWVGLVGMLVFLVVFALGKLFAALWNFFSGHLRRVVPHRVSVVIGLLLSFYLFWAMMNGVLFSSLLKSADYSHQQVDALIEPEQAQPQDSLRAGSPDSLISWETMGRQGRRYLAGGPAAQDIARFTKEQTRDPLRVYVGLNAAETSRERAELALAELERIGGFNRSILVLIAPTGTGWIDPAGVDTLEYLHRGDVASVAAQYSYLPSPLSVVADGNYGVESTRALFQAVYGRWRELPKSDRPALYLFGMSLGAMNLDRSFDFYDIIDDPFNGALWVGPPFRMDTWRDITQRRRAGTPEWLPRFRDDSVIRFANQSGGLEQGQAPWGDFRIAFLQYASDPITFFSPDSFYQEPAWMGDPRGPDVSSDLRWFPMITMLQLAADMAAGTAPPGYGHEYAAEHYFDAWVALTEPPGWDEQSLLRLREHFSEIR; encoded by the coding sequence ATGATTCGTATTGGACAGCATTTTTCCACCATTGGCCTGCTTCTGGGCACTTCTTTTTTTGCCCTCTCTCTGACGCCCAGCCTGGTGCCCCGAGGGGACACTGTTCAGGGTGTTGTTTCAGGCTTATCCATGGCGGCCGGGTATGCAACCGGAGTGCTCGGGTGTGTGCTCTGGCGCTATTTTGAGCTGCCTTACCCCTCAGTCCGTATCCAGCGCATTATCCAGGCTGTTGTTGCTGTTCTGTGCGGTCTGCTGGCCATCAGCTTTCTCTTGCAGGCCAGTCAATGGCAGAACGATATCCGCGCACTCATGGGCATGGAGGAAGTTCCAGGAGTCCGGGCCTTGTGGGTCGGTCTGGTGGGGATGCTGGTCTTTCTGGTTGTCTTTGCTCTGGGAAAGCTCTTTGCAGCTCTCTGGAATTTTTTTTCGGGTCATTTACGCCGGGTTGTTCCCCACCGGGTCTCAGTGGTCATTGGCTTGCTTTTGTCCTTCTATCTGTTCTGGGCCATGATGAACGGGGTCTTGTTTTCATCTTTGCTCAAAAGTGCGGATTACTCCCATCAGCAGGTGGATGCCCTGATTGAACCTGAGCAGGCCCAGCCCCAGGATAGTCTGCGGGCCGGCAGTCCGGATTCTCTTATCTCCTGGGAAACCATGGGCCGTCAGGGTCGCCGCTATCTTGCAGGTGGGCCGGCAGCCCAGGATATTGCCCGGTTTACAAAAGAGCAGACCAGAGATCCTTTGCGGGTCTATGTTGGCCTGAATGCTGCTGAAACATCAAGGGAACGGGCTGAACTGGCCCTGGCCGAACTGGAGCGGATTGGCGGTTTCAACCGCTCCATTCTGGTGCTCATTGCCCCCACCGGCACAGGCTGGATTGATCCGGCAGGGGTGGACACCCTGGAGTATCTGCACCGGGGTGATGTGGCCAGTGTGGCTGCCCAGTACAGCTATCTGCCCAGTCCGCTGTCTGTGGTGGCTGACGGCAATTACGGAGTGGAGAGCACCCGAGCCCTGTTCCAGGCTGTTTACGGGCGCTGGCGGGAACTGCCAAAGAGTGACAGACCGGCCCTGTACCTGTTCGGGATGAGCCTGGGAGCCATGAACCTGGACCGTTCCTTTGATTTCTACGATATCATAGATGACCCCTTTAATGGTGCTCTCTGGGTTGGTCCACCATTTCGGATGGACACCTGGCGGGATATAACCCAGCGCCGCCGGGCCGGCACTCCGGAGTGGCTGCCCCGTTTCCGGGACGACTCAGTGATCCGGTTTGCCAACCAGTCAGGCGGCCTTGAACAGGGTCAAGCCCCCTGGGGCGACTTCCGGATTGCCTTTCTCCAGTATGCCAGTGATCCCATCACCTTTTTTTCTCCGGATTCCTTCTACCAGGAGCCTGCCTGGATGGGTGATCCCCGTGGTCCTGATGTATCTTCGGACCTGCGGTGGTTCCCCATGATCACCATGCTCCAGCTTGCTGCGGATATGGCGGCTGGAACAGCTCCGCCAGGCTACGGCCATGAGTATGCTGCAGAGCATTACTTTGACGCCTGGGTGGCCCTGACTGAACCTCCGGGCTGGGATGAGCAGTCCCTTTTACGGCTGCGTGAGCACTTCAGTGAAATTAGGTAG
- a CDS encoding GNAT family N-acetyltransferase, whose product MNMIRAFESSDMDEVLDIWLQASIRAHSFVDKEFWASQAGAMRDKYIPASETYVFIQNKVIKGFFSLYGDFLAAMFVAPQDQGQGIGRQLMDKAKSLRKNLYLTVYRENQKSLKFYRKNGFIPVREQADQHTGQLEILLEYSS is encoded by the coding sequence ATGAACATGATACGGGCTTTTGAATCATCAGACATGGATGAAGTCCTGGATATCTGGCTGCAGGCCTCCATCAGGGCCCACAGCTTTGTGGATAAAGAATTCTGGGCATCACAGGCAGGTGCTATGCGGGATAAATATATTCCAGCCTCTGAGACCTATGTTTTTATTCAGAATAAAGTTATCAAGGGCTTTTTCTCCCTTTATGGAGATTTTCTGGCAGCAATGTTTGTTGCTCCCCAGGACCAGGGCCAGGGCATTGGCAGACAGCTGATGGATAAGGCCAAGTCCCTGCGAAAGAATCTCTATCTGACCGTGTACCGTGAGAATCAAAAAAGCCTTAAGTTTTACAGGAAAAACGGATTTATCCCGGTCAGGGAACAGGCAGACCAGCACACCGGACAGCTGGAAATTTTGCTGGAGTACAGCTCATAG
- a CDS encoding VOC family protein gives MDPKLKKHGVISWSELTTSDVDAAKTFYGKLFGWSFEDMPMEGMTYTMARADGGEVAGIMTLPPEAGSMPPAWTTYVTVDDVDAAAKMAVALGGQIFVPPQDIPEVGRFCVISDPQGAFISMITYL, from the coding sequence ATGGATCCAAAACTCAAAAAACACGGTGTGATCAGCTGGAGCGAGCTGACCACCAGTGATGTGGATGCAGCCAAAACATTTTACGGAAAGCTCTTTGGCTGGAGTTTTGAGGATATGCCCATGGAGGGTATGACCTATACCATGGCCAGGGCCGATGGCGGAGAAGTGGCCGGGATCATGACATTACCCCCTGAGGCTGGTTCCATGCCCCCGGCCTGGACAACTTATGTCACTGTTGATGATGTGGATGCTGCTGCAAAAATGGCGGTTGCCCTTGGTGGACAGATTTTTGTGCCCCCCCAGGACATTCCTGAGGTGGGCCGCTTTTGCGTGATCAGCGATCCTCAGGGTGCATTTATTTCCATGATCACTTATCTGTAA
- a CDS encoding arylamine N-acetyltransferase family protein, producing the protein MDTAAYLKRISYAGSLLPTAQTLEQLHVAHLLSVPFENLSIHWKEPIVLDDKALFEKIVVHRRGGFCYELNGLFSSLLRALGFDVVMLSGSVMSDRGEFGPEFDHMTLMVTLDDLWLVDVGFGDSFREPLRLAERAEQKQGLGAYRIEEDSSGRLILIEGSAKGEWRPLYRFRCEPHSYRDYARMLHYHQTSPESYFTRQPICSLATEEGRITLRGMRLITTRGSKRQEQDLKGEEEYADVLQTHFGIKALPGQGMQLKAMSRVSAD; encoded by the coding sequence GTGGATACAGCTGCTTATCTCAAACGTATCAGTTATGCTGGATCGCTTTTGCCCACTGCCCAGACCCTGGAGCAGCTGCATGTGGCGCACCTGCTCAGCGTCCCCTTTGAAAACCTGAGCATTCACTGGAAAGAGCCCATTGTCCTGGATGACAAAGCCCTTTTTGAAAAGATTGTTGTACACAGGCGGGGCGGGTTCTGCTACGAGTTGAACGGTTTGTTCTCCTCTTTGCTCCGGGCTTTAGGGTTTGATGTTGTAATGCTTTCAGGCAGTGTCATGAGTGATCGCGGGGAGTTCGGGCCGGAGTTCGATCATATGACCCTGATGGTCACCCTGGATGATCTCTGGCTGGTGGATGTTGGCTTTGGCGACTCGTTCCGGGAGCCTCTGCGCCTGGCTGAGCGGGCCGAGCAGAAGCAGGGACTGGGCGCTTACCGCATTGAGGAAGACAGCAGTGGCCGTCTGATTCTGATCGAAGGCAGTGCAAAGGGTGAGTGGAGGCCCTTGTACCGCTTCAGGTGTGAGCCGCACAGCTATAGAGATTATGCCAGAATGTTGCACTACCATCAGACCTCACCAGAGTCGTACTTTACCCGGCAGCCCATCTGTTCCTTAGCAACTGAGGAGGGTCGGATAACATTACGCGGGATGCGCTTGATTACCACCCGGGGCAGCAAGCGGCAGGAGCAGGACCTTAAGGGTGAGGAGGAATATGCAGATGTGCTGCAGACCCACTTTGGGATCAAAGCCTTGCCCGGCCAGGGAATGCAGCTGAAGGCCATGAGCCGGGTTTCAGCAGATTAA
- a CDS encoding DUF523 domain-containing protein: MKKVLMSSCLLGEKVRYDGGSLALTGQIIDHWLSEGRVVSVCPEVEAGMSIPRLPAEIYKGNGDDVLNGKANVIEQGGIVVTRAFLDGASIALDLCSKFKIEIAVLAEFSPSCGSSFIYDGGFSGRKVSGIGVAAALLRRCGVQVFSQHELADANKAMQATGG; this comes from the coding sequence TTGAAAAAAGTATTAATGAGTTCCTGTCTTTTAGGGGAAAAAGTCAGGTATGATGGTGGAAGCCTTGCTCTGACCGGCCAGATTATTGATCACTGGCTGTCTGAGGGACGAGTTGTTTCTGTTTGTCCTGAAGTTGAAGCTGGAATGAGCATTCCCAGACTGCCAGCTGAAATTTATAAGGGCAATGGAGATGATGTCTTAAATGGCAAGGCAAATGTTATTGAACAGGGAGGAATAGTTGTGACCCGCGCCTTCCTGGATGGTGCCTCCATAGCTTTGGACCTATGCAGCAAGTTTAAAATTGAAATCGCAGTGCTTGCAGAGTTCAGTCCTTCCTGCGGAAGTTCTTTTATTTATGATGGCGGTTTTTCAGGCAGAAAGGTTTCCGGGATCGGGGTTGCAGCTGCTTTGTTACGCCGGTGCGGGGTTCAAGTATTCAGCCAGCACGAGCTGGCTGACGCTAACAAGGCAATGCAGGCCACAGGCGGATGA
- a CDS encoding MATE family efflux transporter, producing MKSNLDNRYLLEQGPVSRVFLKYALPSVVTMVFFGVQTLVDGVVVGNYLGPDALGGVNIILPLFSAIMVLALIVGIGSQTLVSMELGRRNPARAQDAMSTGFQAMAGVSLIATILLLLFAEPLTRLMGAEERLLPFSLAYLKGLIPFILPLSLCFYSDAMLKALGHPRFSMIIMSLTVVINVLLTLCFVIGLGWGTAGASVASGVAFTIGLLISGSITFNPRQRLSMLKGRFQLPLLGRAAYNGSSEGVSEMAAAVSILIINLTVVRLLGADGVAAFTAINYINFTVVLLFLGISDGLIPVLSYNYGARNFERVKRLFGFAAVVNLSIGFMVFMVLQVFGGHAILLFFDSSESQAFLIAADGLRIFAFVFLVNGLNVLIIAYFTALGEAKSSLIVSVLRGLVFLLAGVTVLPIFFGIDGVWTAIPLAELLSLGVAWVLIHRINKKLF from the coding sequence ATGAAAAGCAATCTTGATAACAGATATCTCTTGGAACAGGGCCCGGTCAGCAGGGTCTTTCTGAAGTACGCCCTGCCAAGCGTGGTCACCATGGTGTTTTTTGGGGTCCAGACTCTGGTCGACGGCGTAGTAGTGGGGAATTATCTGGGGCCGGATGCTTTGGGAGGGGTCAACATCATCCTGCCCCTGTTCAGCGCAATCATGGTCCTGGCCCTGATCGTGGGCATTGGAAGTCAGACCCTGGTCAGTATGGAGCTGGGGCGCAGGAACCCGGCCAGGGCCCAGGACGCCATGTCCACCGGGTTTCAGGCCATGGCAGGGGTCAGCTTGATTGCCACAATACTGCTGCTGCTGTTTGCTGAGCCCCTGACCCGGCTGATGGGTGCTGAGGAACGGCTGCTGCCTTTTTCTCTGGCCTATCTTAAAGGACTGATACCTTTTATCCTGCCCCTGAGCTTATGCTTTTACTCCGACGCCATGCTCAAGGCATTGGGCCATCCCCGGTTTTCCATGATTATCATGTCGCTAACCGTGGTGATTAATGTGCTGCTTACCCTTTGCTTTGTGATCGGACTGGGCTGGGGTACTGCTGGAGCGAGTGTGGCTTCAGGTGTCGCTTTTACCATTGGCCTGCTGATTTCCGGCAGTATTACCTTCAATCCCCGGCAGCGGCTGTCCATGCTTAAAGGGCGCTTTCAGCTGCCTTTGTTGGGCCGTGCCGCTTACAACGGCTCATCCGAAGGTGTTTCTGAAATGGCGGCTGCGGTCAGCATCCTGATCATCAACCTCACTGTAGTCCGGCTCCTGGGGGCCGACGGTGTGGCTGCATTCACTGCTATCAACTACATTAACTTTACAGTCGTGCTGCTGTTCCTGGGTATTTCAGACGGCCTGATTCCGGTACTGAGTTATAACTACGGGGCTCGAAACTTTGAGCGGGTTAAGCGGCTGTTCGGCTTTGCCGCAGTTGTCAACTTGAGCATCGGGTTTATGGTGTTTATGGTGCTCCAGGTCTTTGGGGGACATGCGATTCTGCTGTTTTTTGACAGCAGTGAGAGTCAGGCTTTCCTGATTGCAGCTGATGGTCTGCGTATCTTTGCTTTTGTATTCCTGGTCAACGGACTCAATGTGCTGATCATTGCCTATTTTACCGCCCTGGGCGAAGCAAAGAGTTCCTTAATCGTTTCTGTGCTGCGGGGGCTGGTCTTTCTGCTGGCCGGGGTCACGGTGCTGCCGATATTTTTCGGCATTGATGGTGTGTGGACGGCAATCCCCCTGGCTGAGCTGCTGAGCCTGGGGGTGGCATGGGTGCTGATTCACAGGATAAATAAAAAGTTGTTCTGA
- a CDS encoding type II toxin-antitoxin system PemK/MazF family toxin, with protein MAIYIPEQGDLIAITFDPQAGHEQKGRRPALVVSKDLFNSSTGLAIVCPITNTDRGFPFHVPIPKASKLTGFVMVEQVKSVDFHARRVKRIQRRNDELLSEVLSILDACIY; from the coding sequence ATGGCAATCTATATTCCCGAACAAGGAGACTTGATTGCCATTACTTTTGATCCGCAAGCTGGTCATGAACAAAAAGGACGCCGTCCGGCGTTGGTCGTCAGCAAGGATCTGTTCAATAGCAGCACAGGTTTGGCTATTGTATGTCCTATTACAAATACAGATCGCGGATTTCCTTTCCATGTACCTATTCCAAAAGCAAGCAAGTTGACCGGTTTCGTCATGGTTGAGCAAGTGAAATCAGTTGATTTCCATGCCCGTCGTGTTAAACGCATCCAGCGACGGAACGATGAGCTATTGTCTGAAGTCCTGTCGATATTGGATGCTTGTATTTATTAA
- a CDS encoding AbrB/MazE/SpoVT family DNA-binding domain-containing protein produces the protein MLAKIQKWGNSQGLRITKTLLSDAQINVGDDVNVTVKDGALIVTPAQRTRRKYNLKDLVAKIPKGYQTKETDWGKPAGKEVW, from the coding sequence ATGCTTGCAAAAATTCAAAAATGGGGGAACAGCCAAGGTCTCCGTATTACAAAGACATTACTATCAGACGCACAAATAAATGTAGGCGATGACGTCAATGTCACTGTAAAAGATGGTGCCTTAATCGTCACCCCAGCCCAGAGAACCCGAAGAAAATATAATCTCAAGGATCTTGTGGCGAAAATTCCCAAAGGTTACCAAACTAAAGAAACAGATTGGGGGAAACCAGCCGGAAAAGAGGTCTGGTAA
- a CDS encoding class I SAM-dependent methyltransferase, with translation MSDRGNRVCPVERAGSLDNRIRRWFQNPQKILRPYIKEGMTVLEVGCGPGFFSVDMALMAGKSGQVIACDMQEGMLEKVRDKINGTELEARIKLHKCEENKIGVSNHVDFVLLFYVVHEIPNKEGLFNEIWSILRPKGQVLIVEPPFHVSKSAFEETIKKARSVGFVDTNGPNMLFHKTVILKKG, from the coding sequence ATGAGTGATAGAGGTAATCGTGTATGCCCGGTTGAAAGAGCGGGCAGTCTTGATAATAGAATTCGGAGGTGGTTCCAAAATCCTCAGAAAATACTACGACCTTATATAAAAGAGGGAATGACAGTTCTTGAAGTAGGATGTGGCCCGGGCTTTTTCTCGGTAGATATGGCTCTCATGGCTGGCAAATCGGGTCAAGTGATTGCTTGCGACATGCAGGAAGGAATGCTTGAAAAGGTAAGAGATAAGATAAACGGCACAGAACTTGAGGCGCGAATTAAACTCCACAAATGCGAAGAGAATAAAATAGGCGTATCAAATCATGTTGATTTTGTTTTATTATTTTATGTCGTTCACGAGATTCCAAACAAGGAAGGGCTTTTTAATGAGATATGGTCAATACTAAGACCAAAAGGACAAGTCCTCATAGTTGAGCCTCCATTTCATGTTTCAAAATCAGCGTTTGAAGAAACTATCAAAAAAGCCAGAAGTGTAGGGTTTGTTGATACTAATGGACCGAACATGCTCTTTCATAAGACAGTGATATTGAAAAAGGGCTAA
- a CDS encoding integron integrase translates to MDETVIIFDDWEKVLKASVPPDRYRAYREAIVKFRYWLRKTGKSPHAAIFKQHLAWKKSYLAPDIFMIRQEALRWYYLEGRKRTLEGASSSGITEAGVDNHASRSSYTPDNETNPVQPPYTKKHSTGITPKVGEYRVYSRNNLPGPAAPDLGGPEWEQKLVRRLREKNMAWNSEKTYRSWCRRFIMSVDAKPLAELDHHDVRLWLSDLAVKESVAAATQAQALNAVVFFFREVLQRDPGDFSDFSRARRGRKIPSVLSPGECKRLFNAMDGTYRLMAELMYAAGLRLSELLRLRVKDVDLERLQLAVQFGKGNKSRYTMIPPQLVQRLQKHRERLRILHKKDRQAALAGVELPGALERKWPRAGEKFTWFWFWPSRNLMRDHRHGIIRRHHVLDATFQKAIRMAANRAQIDKRVTPHTLRHSFATHLLASGTGIRDLQDLLGHADISTTQIYLHTAKQTGIGVRSPFELLADHPGSQNDDQAH, encoded by the coding sequence ATGGATGAAACTGTGATTATTTTTGACGACTGGGAAAAGGTCTTGAAAGCCAGTGTTCCTCCAGATCGTTACCGAGCATATCGGGAAGCCATAGTCAAATTCCGGTACTGGCTCCGGAAAACCGGCAAATCACCACATGCTGCCATCTTTAAGCAGCACCTGGCCTGGAAGAAATCTTATCTTGCCCCTGACATCTTTATGATCCGGCAGGAAGCGTTGCGCTGGTATTATCTGGAAGGTCGCAAGCGTACGCTGGAAGGGGCATCATCGTCTGGAATAACAGAAGCCGGTGTTGATAATCATGCTTCAAGGTCAAGCTATACACCTGACAATGAAACAAATCCGGTTCAACCTCCCTATACAAAGAAACATTCAACAGGAATCACCCCAAAGGTCGGTGAATATCGTGTATATTCCAGGAATAACCTGCCCGGGCCAGCAGCACCTGATCTTGGTGGGCCGGAATGGGAGCAGAAATTGGTCAGGCGCCTTCGGGAAAAGAATATGGCCTGGAACAGTGAGAAAACGTATCGATCATGGTGCAGGCGGTTCATCATGTCGGTTGACGCCAAGCCTCTTGCTGAGCTGGATCACCATGATGTCCGCCTCTGGTTGTCCGACTTGGCCGTCAAAGAGAGTGTTGCCGCAGCTACTCAGGCTCAGGCGTTAAATGCCGTGGTTTTCTTCTTTCGTGAAGTATTGCAGCGCGATCCCGGAGACTTCAGTGATTTTTCCAGAGCGCGGCGCGGTCGAAAGATACCCAGCGTCCTGTCGCCAGGCGAATGCAAAAGACTTTTTAATGCCATGGACGGAACCTATCGCCTTATGGCTGAACTGATGTACGCGGCCGGGTTACGATTATCCGAACTTTTGCGGCTGCGGGTCAAGGACGTGGACCTGGAACGCCTCCAGCTTGCCGTACAGTTTGGCAAGGGGAACAAGAGCAGGTACACCATGATTCCACCTCAGCTTGTGCAGCGGTTGCAAAAGCATCGTGAACGGCTGCGGATCCTGCACAAAAAAGATCGTCAGGCCGCTCTGGCAGGCGTTGAACTGCCTGGAGCGCTGGAACGCAAGTGGCCCAGAGCCGGGGAAAAATTCACCTGGTTCTGGTTCTGGCCTTCGCGCAATCTGATGCGGGACCATCGCCACGGAATCATCCGTAGACACCATGTGCTGGATGCGACGTTTCAGAAAGCAATCCGCATGGCCGCAAACAGGGCACAGATTGATAAACGCGTCACGCCGCACACCCTGCGCCACAGCTTTGCAACCCATCTTCTGGCCAGCGGAACCGGGATCCGGGACCTGCAGGATCTGCTGGGCCATGCAGACATCTCCACAACCCAGATCTATCTGCACACCGCCAAACAGACCGGTATCGGCGTGCGCAGCCCGTTTGAGCTGCTTGCAGATCATCCCGGCTCCCAGAATGATGACCAAGCTCATTAG
- a CDS encoding cysteine desulfurase family protein, translating to MKPLYFDYNATTPVHKDVVQAMLPYFTDKFGNPGCGHMHGLEARRAVDLARQNLARLIKAGPDQVYFTSCATESNNLVLSGLLEPGHELIISAVEHPSISQPAHELVKKGIILKIAPVNKNGLVDPDQVLSLVTDKTRLISIMLANNEVGTIQPVAEIASRLEPQKVLLHTDAAQAVGKIEVDVNELGVDFLTLAGHKMYAPKGVGALFMRQPGLLKPLFFGGGQEKGLRPGTENIPYLAGLGRAARLAEDLDQEAVRQQALGKAFITGLARIHPDFVLHAEKAPRLPGTMSIGFRGCLAGDILSGMIASSLSASAGAACHGNTQKMSSVLQAMKVDPDYGLGTIRFSWGRMTSEQDIKELLTRLDWVFKEFLRSRAR from the coding sequence ATGAAACCACTTTATTTTGACTACAACGCCACCACCCCGGTCCATAAAGACGTAGTCCAGGCCATGCTCCCCTATTTCACTGACAAATTCGGCAACCCTGGCTGCGGACATATGCACGGCCTTGAAGCCAGAAGAGCAGTTGATCTGGCCAGACAAAACCTGGCCAGACTGATCAAGGCCGGGCCAGACCAGGTATATTTCACCTCCTGCGCCACAGAATCCAACAACCTGGTCCTGTCCGGCCTGCTTGAACCAGGCCATGAACTGATCATTTCAGCTGTTGAGCACCCTTCTATTTCCCAGCCAGCCCATGAACTGGTTAAAAAGGGAATAATTCTGAAAATAGCCCCGGTTAATAAAAACGGTCTGGTTGATCCGGATCAGGTCTTAAGTTTGGTCACGGATAAAACCCGGCTGATCAGCATCATGCTGGCCAATAATGAAGTGGGTACTATCCAGCCTGTAGCTGAAATCGCTTCCAGGCTGGAACCCCAAAAAGTGCTTTTGCATACTGATGCAGCCCAGGCCGTGGGCAAGATTGAAGTGGACGTAAATGAGCTTGGCGTGGACTTTTTGACCCTGGCCGGACACAAGATGTATGCGCCCAAAGGAGTTGGGGCACTGTTCATGCGTCAGCCAGGCCTGTTAAAACCGCTCTTTTTTGGTGGAGGCCAGGAAAAAGGCCTTCGCCCTGGAACGGAAAACATCCCTTATCTGGCCGGGCTGGGCCGGGCCGCTAGACTGGCTGAAGACCTTGACCAGGAAGCAGTCCGGCAGCAGGCCCTGGGCAAAGCATTCATCACCGGCCTGGCCCGGATCCATCCTGATTTTGTGCTTCACGCTGAAAAAGCTCCCAGACTGCCCGGGACCATGTCCATAGGATTCAGAGGCTGCCTGGCCGGAGATATCCTGTCCGGCATGATCGCCTCCAGCCTGTCTGCCTCAGCCGGAGCAGCCTGCCACGGCAATACCCAGAAAATGAGTTCAGTCCTGCAAGCCATGAAGGTTGATCCTGACTATGGACTGGGAACCATCAGGTTCTCCTGGGGCCGGATGACTTCAGAACAGGATATTAAAGAACTGTTGACCCGGCTGGACTGGGTGTTCAAAGAGTTTCTCAGGTCAAGAGCCCGGTAA
- a CDS encoding ABC1 kinase family protein, whose protein sequence is MDIKAIAHLGRFRQIVSTLVKYGFDDIVDRLEIPGRKYLEKIRVHDTHLNTWERMRMVLEELGPTFIKCGQILSQRADLLPEELLDELRKLQDDVPPEAFAEIRKVIEDSFKKPLDAVFQEFEQTPLAAASLAQVHKARLAGTGQEVAVKVQRPDIAQTIKNDMDILEKIAIRLDGRLETFKVYNLPQLVRRIRKLMLQELNFTREMRTMQVVRSTVKNETGIMVPEAYPEYCNQVVITMELARGSKMRDVDISSLKRRATLAKRGLALSLRQVLEHGFFHADPHPGNFLIDEDENLILLDWGMVGRLTDKVRFELIDLISAVVENDVEIITDILLGFTIGREKVNRDILQNEVLEVISLFTRMPLKEVNLGQLLLELTSILRAHGRVLTTDLSIMIKALITAEGTARMLYPDLDVIREAEPLVNRLSRSRFSAANLIKVIHRNIRHIFRFQHEFPRQALGIVSKLDKGELAIRFQHENLEGMQSTMERVINRLVVGIVTGALFLGSSMVILADTGPRLWGYPTLGVIGYIVGLFLSIRLVIAMIRSRKK, encoded by the coding sequence ATGGACATTAAGGCCATAGCCCACCTGGGCCGCTTCAGGCAGATTGTAAGCACCCTGGTCAAGTATGGTTTCGATGATATAGTGGACCGCCTGGAGATACCTGGCCGCAAGTATCTTGAAAAGATCCGGGTCCATGATACTCATCTCAATACCTGGGAGAGGATGCGCATGGTCCTGGAGGAGCTGGGTCCGACCTTTATCAAATGCGGCCAGATCCTTTCCCAGCGGGCTGACCTTCTGCCGGAAGAACTCCTGGATGAGCTGCGCAAGCTCCAGGATGACGTGCCTCCCGAGGCTTTTGCCGAGATCAGGAAGGTCATTGAAGACAGCTTTAAAAAACCCCTGGATGCTGTTTTCCAGGAATTTGAACAGACCCCCCTGGCTGCAGCCTCCCTGGCCCAGGTCCATAAGGCCAGACTGGCTGGAACCGGACAGGAAGTAGCAGTCAAGGTCCAGCGTCCGGACATTGCCCAGACCATAAAAAACGACATGGACATCCTGGAAAAGATCGCCATCCGCCTGGACGGCCGTCTGGAAACCTTCAAGGTCTATAACCTTCCCCAGCTGGTCCGGCGGATCAGAAAGCTCATGCTCCAGGAGCTGAATTTTACCCGGGAGATGAGGACCATGCAGGTGGTCCGGTCCACTGTGAAAAACGAAACCGGGATCATGGTCCCTGAGGCCTATCCCGAGTACTGCAATCAGGTGGTCATCACCATGGAGCTGGCCAGGGGCAGCAAGATGCGGGATGTGGACATATCTTCCCTGAAACGCAGGGCCACCCTGGCTAAAAGGGGGCTGGCCCTGTCCCTGCGCCAGGTCCTGGAACACGGCTTTTTCCATGCTGATCCCCATCCGGGCAATTTTTTGATTGATGAGGATGAAAACCTGATCCTCCTGGACTGGGGAATGGTGGGCAGACTCACGGACAAGGTCCGGTTCGAGCTCATTGATCTCATCTCAGCAGTGGTGGAAAACGACGTGGAAATAATCACCGATATCCTGCTGGGATTCACCATTGGCCGGGAAAAGGTGAACCGGGACATCCTCCAGAACGAGGTCCTGGAGGTGATCAGCCTGTTCACCAGGATGCCCCTGAAAGAGGTCAATCTGGGCCAGCTCCTTTTGGAGCTGACCTCCATCCTCAGAGCCCATGGCCGGGTCCTGACCACTGATCTGTCCATCATGATCAAGGCCCTGATTACAGCTGAAGGCACAGCCAGGATGCTCTATCCTGATCTGGATGTAATCCGGGAGGCTGAGCCCCTGGTCAACCGGCTGAGCAGGAGCAGGTTCAGTGCTGCCAATCTGATCAAGGTCATTCACCGCAATATCCGGCATATCTTTCGTTTTCAGCACGAATTTCCCAGACAGGCCCTGGGTATTGTCAGCAAGCTGGATAAAGGTGAGCTGGCCATCAGGTTCCAGCATGAAAACCTTGAAGGAATGCAGTCCACCATGGAAAGGGTGATCAACCGTCTGGTGGTGGGTATTGTTACTGGAGCTCTTTTTCTGGGGTCGAGCATGGTCATTCTGGCTGACACTGGACCCAGGCTCTGGGGCTATCCCACCCTGGGGGTGATCGGGTATATTGTGGGTCTGTTTCTAAGTATCCGGCTGGTCATAGCCATGATCAGGTCCAGGAAAAAGTGA